One segment of Armatimonadota bacterium DNA contains the following:
- the ilvE gene encoding branched-chain-amino-acid transaminase, with translation MQQVYLNGRFVPREEARISVFDHGFLYGDGVFEGIRAYQGRIFRLEQHLDRLYDSARALLLEIPLSREAMREAILETVRRNGLRDAYIRPIVARGVGDLGLDPRKCRGATVVIIVDAIQLYPPQAYERGLRAVTARTRKIRPDMLNPRIKSLNYLNNILARIEANQADVDEAIMLSHDGYVCECSADNIFIVRRGEIWTPPPYLGILQGVTRDAVLDLAREAGLPALERVFTLHDLYTADEAFLTGTGAEVGPVVEVDGRPIGDGRPGPITRQLMEAFRALVQREGTPIYPEPTQAAVSPAS, from the coding sequence ATGCAGCAGGTCTACCTGAACGGACGCTTCGTGCCGCGGGAGGAGGCGCGCATCTCCGTCTTCGACCACGGCTTCCTCTACGGGGACGGCGTCTTCGAGGGGATCCGCGCCTACCAGGGCCGGATCTTCCGGCTGGAGCAGCACCTCGACCGCCTCTACGACTCCGCCCGCGCCCTGCTGCTGGAGATCCCGCTCAGCCGGGAGGCGATGCGGGAGGCCATCCTGGAGACGGTGCGCCGCAACGGCCTCCGGGACGCCTACATCCGGCCCATCGTCGCGCGCGGCGTGGGCGACCTGGGGCTCGACCCGCGCAAGTGCCGCGGGGCCACGGTGGTCATCATCGTCGACGCCATCCAGCTCTACCCGCCGCAGGCCTACGAGCGCGGGCTGCGCGCCGTCACCGCCCGGACGCGCAAGATCCGCCCCGACATGCTGAACCCGCGCATCAAGTCCCTCAACTACCTGAACAACATCCTGGCGCGCATCGAGGCCAACCAGGCGGACGTGGACGAAGCCATCATGCTCTCCCACGACGGCTACGTCTGCGAGTGCAGCGCCGACAACATCTTCATCGTCCGGCGGGGCGAGATCTGGACGCCCCCGCCGTACCTCGGCATCCTCCAGGGCGTCACCCGCGACGCCGTCCTGGACCTGGCGCGGGAGGCCGGCCTGCCCGCGCTGGAGCGGGTCTTCACGCTCCACGACCTCTACACCGCCGACGAGGCCTTCCTCACCGGGACGGGGGCGGAGGTGGGGCCGGTGGTCGAGGTGGACGGCCGTCCCATCGGCGACGGCCGCCCCGGCCCCATCACCCGCCAGCTGATGGAGGCCTTCCGCGCGCTGGTGCAGCGGGAAGGGACCCCGATCTACCCCGAGCCGACCCAGGCCGCCGTCTCCCCGGCCTCCTGA
- a CDS encoding NUDIX hydrolase — protein sequence MRSRRVFQGRVIGLRVDEVRLPDGRTAVREVVDHPGAAVVVPLTAEGEVLLVRQYRYSVGATLLEVPAGTLEPGESPLDCARRELTEEAGATAERFEPLATLYPSPGVLTEVLHCFLATGLHLGTPQGTAEEDLTLVRLPLAEAVARVVAGEIRDAKSVASLLLTARRLGV from the coding sequence GTGCGCAGCCGCCGCGTCTTCCAGGGGCGGGTGATCGGCCTGCGCGTGGACGAGGTCCGCCTGCCCGACGGCCGCACGGCGGTGCGCGAAGTGGTGGACCACCCCGGGGCCGCGGTGGTGGTGCCGCTCACCGCCGAGGGCGAGGTCCTGCTGGTGCGCCAGTACCGCTACAGCGTGGGGGCGACGCTGCTCGAGGTCCCCGCCGGGACGCTGGAGCCGGGCGAGTCCCCGCTCGACTGCGCCCGCCGCGAGCTGACCGAGGAGGCGGGGGCCACGGCTGAGCGCTTCGAGCCGCTGGCGACGCTCTACCCCTCCCCTGGCGTCCTCACTGAAGTGCTGCACTGCTTCCTGGCCACCGGCCTCCACCTGGGCACGCCGCAGGGGACGGCAGAAGAGGACCTCACGCTGGTCCGCCTGCCCCTGGCGGAGGCGGTGGCGCGGGTCGTAGCCGGGGAGATCCGCGACGCCAAGTCGGTGGCCTCGCTGCTGCTGACGGCACGACGGCTGGGCGTATAG
- a CDS encoding CTP synthase: MGKFIFVTGGVASALGKGITSASIGRLLKARGLRVSLLKFDPYVNVDAGTMNPHQHGEVFVTEDGGETDMDLGHYERFIDEPLGKANNATTGKIYLAVITRERRGDYLGGTVQVIPHVTNEIKDEILRVVREAQADVTIVEVGGTVGDIEGLPFLEAIRQMKRTVGAGNVLYVHVSLIPYLPAAGELKTKPTQHSVATLRSIGIQPDVLVCRTAHPLTPAVKEKLSLFTDVPVENVIQALDAPHSIYEVPLMLEAEGLGEAIVRGLGLDTPPPDLREWAEMVERLRRPTARVRIALVGKYMGVADTYVSIVEALIHGGIAHRAAVEVTKVDAEELERLTQEEVDAHLAAFDGILVCPGFGARGVEGKVKAIRFAREARVPFFGVCYGMQWAVVEFARHVCGLAGANTTEVDPDTPHPVIDLLPEQHGVADKGGTMRLGSYPCRLQPGSLAREAYGTDEVRERHRHRYELNNAYLPVLTQHGLRVTGIYPAKDLVEIIELPDHPWFVGTQFHAEYRSRPTRPHPLYQAFVGAALRRARAAAAGATARAPGG; the protein is encoded by the coding sequence GTGGGCAAGTTCATCTTCGTGACGGGTGGCGTGGCCTCGGCGCTGGGCAAGGGCATCACCTCCGCCTCCATCGGCCGGCTCCTCAAGGCCCGCGGCCTGCGCGTCAGCCTCCTGAAGTTCGACCCCTACGTGAACGTCGACGCCGGCACGATGAACCCCCACCAGCACGGCGAGGTCTTCGTCACCGAGGACGGTGGCGAGACCGACATGGACCTGGGCCACTACGAGCGCTTCATCGACGAGCCGCTCGGCAAGGCCAACAACGCCACCACCGGCAAGATCTACCTGGCGGTGATCACGCGCGAGCGCCGCGGCGACTACCTGGGCGGGACGGTGCAGGTCATCCCCCACGTGACCAACGAGATCAAGGACGAGATCCTGCGGGTGGTGCGCGAGGCGCAGGCCGACGTGACGATCGTGGAGGTGGGCGGGACGGTGGGGGACATCGAGGGCCTGCCCTTCCTCGAGGCCATCCGGCAGATGAAGCGGACGGTGGGGGCGGGCAACGTCCTCTACGTGCATGTCTCGCTCATCCCCTACCTCCCGGCGGCCGGGGAGCTGAAGACCAAGCCCACCCAGCACAGCGTGGCCACGCTGCGGAGCATCGGGATCCAGCCCGACGTGCTGGTCTGCCGCACGGCCCACCCGCTGACGCCGGCGGTCAAGGAGAAGCTCTCGCTCTTCACCGACGTGCCGGTGGAGAACGTCATCCAGGCCCTCGACGCCCCCCACAGCATCTACGAGGTCCCGCTCATGCTGGAGGCGGAAGGGCTCGGCGAGGCCATCGTGCGCGGCCTGGGCCTGGACACGCCGCCGCCGGACCTCCGGGAGTGGGCGGAGATGGTGGAGCGGCTACGCCGCCCGACGGCCCGCGTGCGCATCGCCCTGGTGGGCAAGTACATGGGGGTGGCGGACACCTACGTCAGCATCGTGGAGGCGCTCATCCACGGCGGCATCGCCCACCGGGCGGCGGTGGAGGTCACCAAGGTGGACGCGGAGGAGCTGGAGCGGCTGACCCAGGAGGAGGTGGACGCGCACCTGGCCGCCTTCGACGGCATCCTGGTCTGCCCGGGGTTTGGGGCGCGCGGCGTGGAGGGGAAGGTGAAGGCCATCCGCTTCGCCCGGGAGGCCCGGGTGCCGTTCTTCGGCGTCTGCTACGGGATGCAGTGGGCGGTGGTGGAGTTCGCCCGGCACGTCTGCGGCCTGGCCGGCGCCAACACCACGGAGGTGGACCCCGACACGCCCCACCCGGTGATCGACCTCCTCCCCGAGCAGCACGGCGTGGCCGACAAGGGCGGGACGATGCGCCTGGGCAGCTACCCCTGCCGGCTGCAGCCCGGCAGCCTGGCCCGGGAGGCCTACGGGACGGACGAGGTCCGCGAGCGCCACCGCCACCGCTACGAGCTCAACAACGCCTACCTGCCGGTGCTGACGCAGCACGGCCTGCGGGTCACGGGGATCTACCCGGCCAAGGACCTGGTGGAGATCATCGAGCTGCCCGACCACCCCTGGTTTGTGGGCACGCAGTTCCACGCCGAGTACCGCTCCCGCCCCACCCGCCCCCACCCGCTCTACCAGGCCTTCGTCGGGGCCGCCCTGCGTCGGGCCCGCGCCGCCGCCGCCGGCGCGACCGCCCGCGCCCCCGGGGGCTGA